Proteins from a genomic interval of Fusarium oxysporum Fo47 chromosome I, complete sequence:
- a CDS encoding WD40-repeat-containing domain protein, translating to MMHPSRQAYVEDAEPQGIALEDVPDDHDYDIPMGGTGVPSEKASAILSQFNRKRLAATIAVPTDDTRVRAKLRDMGEPVTLFGEALVDRRDRLRELLTIQAEMTGLENGDITMEDAGDQDQEEEQEEEFYSRGGPELLQARLKLAEYSLPRAKKRVQFQKVESTIPLRTQVKFRKQVKERLQAFELQGSQTVGERHVSMTRISPNGELVAVGNWGGQVKLVEIPSLNQKTTFRGHTNKISGLSWFPGSTLPEHNVSPDTVNLASGGAEGSIHLWSLNQDTPLSTLEGHSQRVCRIEFHPSGRYLASASEDTSWRLWDVDTTAEVLLQEGHSRGVYAVSFNTDGSLLASAGLDSIGRIWDLRSGRTVMILDGHLDGHIKPIHALDWSSDGHRVLSGSADGWIKCWDVRKVQRTGGIGAHTSAVSDMRWFKGLDDPLTGVPPGVDDKGAQLPKKSGTFFVSSGFDRNVKIFSADDWTLVQTLSGHTGPVASVDYSRDGKWVVSGGHDRTVKLWGRNDGEGV from the coding sequence ATGATGCACCCATCGCGGCAGGCGTACGTCGAGGACGCCGAGCCTCAAGGAATCGCATTGGAAGATGTCCCCGATGACCATGACTACGATATTCCAATGGGCGGAACAGGTGTTCCATCTGAAAAAGCTTCCGCCATCCTCAGCCAATTCAATCGCAAACGCCTAGCAGCAACGATAGCAGTCCCTACCGATGATACTCGAGTCCGCGCAAAGCTTCGAGATATGGGTGAACCAGTCACTCTATTCGGAGAGGCACTTGTGGATCGTCGGGATCGATTACGGGAACTTCTTACCATCCAGGCAGAGATGACAGGGTTGGAAAATGGTGATATCACGATGGAGGACGCTGGAGACCAGGAtcaagaggaggagcaggaggaggagttCTACTCAAGAGGTGGGCCTGAACTTCTACAGGCGCGGTTAAAGCTTGCTGAATACTCTCTGCCGCGAGCCAAGAAGAGAGTTCAATTTCAAAAAGTTGAATCCACGATCCCTCTACGCACCCAAGTCAAGTTTCGCAAACAAGTAAAGGAGAGATTACAGGCATTCGAACTCCAGGGCAGTCAGACGGTTGGCGAACGTCATGTCAGCATGACTCGCATATCTCCCAACGGCGAGTTGGTCGCTGTAGGCAACTGGGGTGGGCAAGTCAAGCTGGTCGAAATACCAAGCTTGAACCAAAAGACAACCTTCCGCGGTCACACCAACAAGATTAGCGGCTTATCTTGGTTTCCTGGATCTACCCTACCAGAACACAATGTTTCACCTGACACCGTTAACCTGGCGTCAGGCGGTGCCGAGGGCTCGATTCATTTATGGTCTCTGAACCAAGATACTCCCCTGTCCACACTCGAAGGACATTCACAGCGAGTGTGTCGTATCGAGTTCCATCCCTCTGGACGTTATCTGGCCTCTGCTTCTGAGGATACTTCATGGCGTCTCTGGGATGTTGACACAACTGCAGAGGTTCTCCTTCAAGAAGGTCACTCAAGAGGTGTCTACGCTGTCAGTTTTAACACTGACGGATCCTTACTCGCGAGTGCTGGTCTGGACAGCATAGGTAGAATCTGGGACTTGCGTTCCGGACGTACCGTCATGATCCTGGATGGGCATCTTGACGGACACATAAAACCCATCCATGCGCTGGACTGGAGCTCTGATGGACACAGGGTACTATCTGGCTCAGCTGATGGTTGGATCAAGTGTTGGGATGTTCGAAAGGTGCAAAGGACAGGCGGTATTGGTGCGCACACCAGTGCAGTCTCTGATATGCGTTGGTTCAAAGGTCTCGACGATCCTCTCACTGGTGTTCCACCTGGTGTTGACGATAAGGGCGCACAGCTACCTAAAAAGTCGGGCACCTTCTTCGTATCAAGCGGCTTTGACAGAAATGTCAAGATCTTCTCGGCAGACGACTGGACACTGGTGCAGACGCTCAGCGGCCATACAGGCCCAGTTGCCAGCGTCGACTATAGCAGGGACGGCAAGTGGGTTGTCAGTGGAGGCCACGATCGCACAGTCAAACTATGGGGTCGCAATGATGGCGAGGGAGTCTAA
- a CDS encoding kinase-like domain-containing protein — protein MHGVINKNVRSAADEDGADHIGLETPRSGVATPQPDLQDKRLPGIMSYFGQVRKYPSTPSSDPNSSQSDTTLDRISVVPTPPAGLQLQAHTEGSPRGCESSALDRSLLQHERPGSMPSTTERDEHNLSDPYPTPPTSQPSSSGGSISQDMISADSGAHGRATVEQKSLTQQSQFKKPTASPFTTTHFQTSNDPSLPELDSSKNAAPTKDSIIPSHPEPSTSSGACLAAAPGKWHFLNGLKELTRMTFKSGNSTPTRAMSAARPSGSDRAPSSGRTSHDGAEVSGTQTPRSSAGAQAPAAKGKLTIKINEARGLRKSRDPYVVVVFQRSELISGGPHHIDEDDNLSVEPPPAAGGIPIQRSGSDSGRPLAIPMRSRQSSNTSINDYGSFRNRSGGQLTFTSPKWDAEAEFDVVDYDMLVDVSVYDHGATGDEFLGHVDFQASKDPGATVQGWFQLQGHADTMAENAPTGEIFLEAIYHRAERKQFGPTDFEILKLIGKGTFGQVYQVRKKDTQRIYAMKVLQKKVIVQKKEVAHTVGERNILVRTAMSDSPFIVGLKFSFQTPSELYLVTDYMSGGELFWHLQKEGRFDEKRAKFYIAELILAIQHLHNNDIVYRDLKPENILLDANGHIALCDFGLSKANLTKNDTTNTFCGTTEYLAPEVLLDESGYTKMVDFWSLGVLVFEMCCGWSPFYAEDTQQMYKNIAFGKVRFPRDTLSQEGRNFVKGLLNRNPKHRLGATDDAEELKRHPFFADVDWTLLSKKLITPPFKPKLKSETDVSYFDPEFTTALDQNGSLNERAAALARGYAASTPLSPSVQANFQGFTFVDESALDDHMRDRAGLVDEDMDDGQNHRNRDNDDWDNLDDIDLRKANRMSGIVKTGHDEHMVGGSHFDV, from the exons ATGCATGGGGTTATTAACAAAAACGTCAGGTCTGCGGCAGACGAGGATGGCGCCGATCACATTGGTCTCGAAACTCCTCGATCCGGTGTAGCTACACCTCAACCCGATCTACAGGACAAACGCTTGCCAGGAATCATGAGCTACTTCGGCCAGGTTCGTAAATACCCTTCTACGCCTTCGTCAGATCCCAATTCGTCACAGAGTGATACCACTCTAGACCGAATTTCAGTTGTGCCCACTCCACCAGCCGGCCTGCAGTTGCAGGCACACACCGAAGGCTCTCCTCGCGGCTGTGAGTCCTCGGCTTTGGATCGttcgcttcttcaacatgaGCGTCCTGGTTCCATGCCAAGTACCACTGAGCGGGATGAGCATAACCTTTCGGACCCCTACCCAACCCCACCCACTTCTCAGCCCTCGTCTTCGGGGGGTTCTATCTCCCAGGACATGATTTCTGCAGACTCAGGGGCGCATGGCAGGGCTACGGTCGAGCAAAAGTCTCTTACACAGCAGTCACAATTCAAGAAACCCACAGCCTCACCATTCACCACCACCCACTTTCAAACTTCCAATGACCCATCACTACCTGAACTTGACTCCTCCAAAAACGCAGCACCTACCAAAGACTCCATTATTCCTTCGCATCCTGAGCCCAGTACAAGTTCAGGCGCCTGTTTAGCTGCTGCCCCCGGCAAGTGGCATTTTCTTAATGGACTCAAGGAGCTAACTCGTATGACGTTCAAGAGCGGCAACTCGACTCCTACTCGAGCAATGTCGGCTGCTCGACCATCTGGCTCCGATAGAGCCCCTTCCTCCGGGAGGACCAGTCATGACGGTGCTGAAGTCAGCGGTACTCAGACTCCAAGGAGTTCTGCCGGTGCCCAGGCGCCTGCCGCCAAGGGAAAGCTAACAATCAAGATCAATGAGGCTCGTGGGCTTAGGAAGAGTCGGGACCCTTATGTTGTTGTGGTTTTTCAGCGTAGTGAGCTCATTTCTGGGGGTCCTCACCACATCGATGAGGACGACAACCTCAGTGTCGAGCCACCTCCGGCAGCTGGTGGCATCCCTATCCAGCGATCAGGCAGTGACTCTGGGCGTCCCTTGGCTATTCCCATGAGGAGCAGGCAAagcagcaacaccagcatTAATGACTACGGCTCGTTCCGTAACCGATCCGGAGGTCAGCTTACATTCACCAGCCCAAAATGGGATGCCGAAGCCGAGTT CGACGTTGTGGACTATGATATGCTGGTCGATGTCTCAGTTTATGATCATGGAGCAACAGGCGATGAATTTCTCGGCCATGTTGATTTTCAGGCTAGCAAGGATCCTGGTGCCACCGTCCAGGGCTGGTTCCAGCTGCAAGGACATGCTGATACCATGGCAGAAAATGCGCCAACTGGTGAGATCTTCCTCGAGGCCATCTACCACAGAGCAGAGAGGAAGCAATTTGGCCCCACTGATTTCGAAATTCTTAAACTCATCGGCAAGGGCACTTTTGGTCAGGTGTATCAAGTGCGAAAAAAGGATACTCAGCGCATTTACGCTATGAAGGTTCTGCAGAAGAAGGTTATTGTGCAAAAGAAGGAAGTTGCCCATACCGTGGGAGAACGAAATATTCTGGTTCGGACCGCCATGTCCGACTCACCTTTCATCGTTGGTCTCAAGTTCTCTTTCCAGACACCATCAGAACTCTATCTCGTTACCGATTATATGTCTGGAGGTGAGCTATTTTGGCATCTACAGAAAGAGGGTCGGTTTGATGAGAAACGAGCCAAGTTCTACATCGCCGAACTGATCTTGGCCATTCAGCACCTTCATAATAACGACATTGTATACCGGGACCTGAAGCCTGAGAATATCCTCTTGGATGCTAACGGACATATCGCCCTTTGTGACTTTGGTCTTTCCAAGGCCAATCTTACGAAGAACGACACTACCAACACTTTCTGTGGAACAACCGAATACCTTGCGCCTGAGGTTTTGCTAGACGAATCTGGCTACACCAAGATGGTGGACTTCTGGTCGCTTGGGGTTTTGGTCTTTGAGATGTGCTGCGGCTGGAGCCCATTCTATGCCGAAGATACGCAGCAAATGTATAAGAATATTGCCTTCGGCAAGGTGAGGTTTCCTCGAGATACCCTCTCTCAGGAAGGAAGGAATTTCGTCAAGGGACTCCTCAATAGAAACCCCAAGCACAGACTAGGTGCGACTGATGACGCCGAAGAACTGAAGAGACACCCCTTCTTTGCCGATGTGGATTGgactcttctctccaagaagcTTATCACTCCACCTTTCAAACCCAAATTGAAGTCTGAGACAGACGTCTCATACTTCGATCCGGAATTCACGACCGCGTTGGATCAGAATGGCTCTCTGAACGAACGTGCTGCTGCGTTGGCCCGAGGCTATGCCGCTTCGactcctctttctccttctgtTCAGGCCAACTTCCAAGGCTTCACGTTTGTTGACGAAAGCGCATTAGATGATCATATGCGAGACCGAGCAGGACtcgttgatgaagatatGGATGATGGACAAAATCACAGGAACCGCGATAACGACGATTGGGACAATCTCGACGACATTGACCTCAGGAAGGCAAACCGGATGAGCGGGATCGTGAAGACTGGACATGATGAGCACATGGTGGGGGGTTCTCACTTTGACGTATAA
- a CDS encoding cyclin-like protein, with product MASIDRYRPPREGYQPPTLPANPRPERDSRSRSPRRRDAVPPAVPTPPQHSTRTSPPRPQARQPQESPARSGAQTPVASLNQWNFTSDEVRSTPSIVEGLSPAEERMRRAKGVNFIYQAGVMLDLPQITLWVAGVFFHRFFMRCHMVQEKGGIHHYNIAATALFLANKTEENCRKTKDIIIAVAKVAQKNAKLIIDEQSKEYWRWRDSILTYEEVMLEQLTFDLMVDNPYHHLFKLLDQLGIVHNKNLRQAAWAFCNDACLTSIPLLIGPRDVAISAIFFASIYANQQIEDINGEPWWKLLKGDEVLCSQAIEVMRQFYTENPLRKQNPSLPSPAFHLENTRKRGDTLLSQPDTLSSTTGTPFEVDRASRSPGVSSRVNGAAQDGEGPYPERDEGSQPRHDENGRPPRSPLKRREPDDGEEQSDRAEKRAKLSEDEEGELVED from the exons ATGGCGAGTATCGATCGCTACAGGCCTCCCAGGGAAGGGTATCAGCCCCCGACCCTACCCGCAAACCCACGACCTGAACGCGATTCGAGATCACGATCTCCCCGGCGTCGCGATGCCGTTCCTCCAGCAGTTCCAACTCCTCCGCAGCACTCAACACGAACATCTCCCCCCCGACCACAAGCCCGACAACCCCAAGAATCACCGGCCCGATCTGGTGCGCAAACTCCAGTAGCTAGTCTCAACCAATGGAACTTTACGTCGGACGAAGTGCGAAGCACCCCTAGCATAGTCGAGGGTCTTTCGCCGGCGGAAGAGAGGATGCGCAGGGCCAAGGGCGTCAACTTCATCTACCAGGCGGGCGTCATGTTGGATCTCCCTCAGATTACGCTGTGGGTAGCTGGGGTATTCTTCCATCGCTTTTTCATGCGCTGCCACATGGTGCAAGAAAAGGGTGGAATTCATCATTAC AACATCGCAGCAACAGCCCTCTTTCTAGCCAACAAGACCGAAGAGAACTGCCGCAAGACAAAGGACATCATTATCGCCGTAGCCAAAGTTGCACAAAAGAACGCGAAGCTCATTATTGACGAGCAGAGCAAAGAGTACTGGAGATGGCGAGACAGTATTCTCACATACGAAGAGGTCATGCTAGAACAACTCACATTTGATCTGATGGTCGACAACCCCTACCACCACTTATTCAAGTTACTCGATCAGCTTGGAATAGTTCATAACAAGAATCTACGGCAAGCGGCCTGGGCTTTTTGCAACGATGCTTGCCTCACGTCGATCCCTCTGTTGATAGGACCTCGAGACGTTGCCATCagcgccatcttctttgcgAGCATATATGCGAACCAACAAATCGAGGACATCAATGGCGAGCCCTGGTGGAAGCTCCTCAAGGGTGACGAGGTCCTTTGTTCTCAGGCTATCGAGGTGATGCGCCAGTTTTACACGGAGAATCCGCTTAGAAAGCAGAACCCGTCGCTGCCATCACCAGCATTCCATCTCGAGAACACCAGAAAACGTGGTGATACTCTGTTGAGCCAACCAGACACATTGTCGTCAACGACCGGTACCCCCTTTGAAGTTGACCGGGCGAGTCGCAGCCCTGGTGTAAGCTCTAGAGTCAACGGCGCTGCTCAGGATGGTGAAGGGCCATACCCAGAGAGAGATGAGGGTTCTCAGCCTCGGCATGACGAGAACGGAAGACCCCCCAGGTCACCACTCAAGCGAAGAGAGCCTGACGATGGCGAGGAACAGAGCGACAGAGCGGAGAAACGAGCTAAACTctcagaagatgaagagggagaaCTAGTTGAAGATTGA
- a CDS encoding ATP synthase complex subunit H-domain-containing protein, with amino-acid sequence MLIQLSRASRARSAVAAVSRVARPNAVQVRGFIAPTVSRKADFVQELYLKELKAYKIPAVKESDAEGNVQTFNVPKTPASPEETDLAGNLKEYESMAVEIEGQDSSAQSGTPEVADWLEAEEEDEAHH; translated from the exons ATGCTCATTCAACTCTCCAGGGCTTCG CGCGCTCGCTCCGCTGTTGCGGCTGTTTCTCGTGTCGCCAGACCCAATGCCGTTCAGGTGAGGGGCTTCATTGCTCCCACTGTCTCCCGGAAAG CCGACTTCGTCCAGGAGCTTTATctgaaggagctcaaggcctACAAGATCCCCGCCGTCAAGGAGTCCGATGCTGAGGGCAACGTCCAGACATTCAACGTCCCCAAGACACCTGCCTCCCCCGAGGAGACCGACCTCGCCGGCAACCTGAAGGAGTACGAGAGCATGGCCGTTGAGATTGAGGGCCAGGACAGCTCTGCCCAGTCCGGTACCCCCGAGGTTGCCGACtggcttgaggctgaggaggaggatgaggctcaCCACTAA
- a CDS encoding iron hydrogenase translates to MSAILSADDLNDFISPGVACIKPVETLPAAPPPQPQSLETEVILDGQQPATNSNAPAQISLTDCLACSGCVTSAEAVLVSLQSHAEVLTTLDSAPALKLVTDDSGKFRVEGLEEENAKLFVVSVSPQTRANLAAACGGGVSEGDAGHMLDNLFRGPSGIASGGKYHNEFTWVVDTNTAREATLVLGADEVLGTSQTETATPAKPILASSCPGWVCYAEKTHPHVLPHISKVKSPQALMGTLLKTTLSRTLGIAPGRIWHLAVMPCFDKKLEASREELTEEVWAEGETRGRGVRDVDCVITSKEILMLAESRGLSFFNIPKTPLQSKSLTPFPDPKLHEFLFPRIRTGNAPREAGTSGGLLYHILKSRAAQTPGAEIVHTRGRNVDVAEYSILVNGEPVFRAARYYGFRNIQNLVRRLKPARPSRMPGGKPFGSARKPAGKAASLEYSYVEVMACPGGCTNGGGQIKVDDPVVMERKNYSGNPGPQEQKLWLSEVDEAYFSGDEAGTEVSVVGTAETIGGISHSYINDTLAHWAEVTGISLDRLAFTTYREVISNVGKDITTDETVVQLAGKIGGGW, encoded by the coding sequence ATGAGTGCCATTCTCTCTGCCGACGACCTCAACGACTTCATCTCTCCTGGCGTCGCTTGCATCAAACCCGTCGAGACTCTCCCCGCTGCCCCGCCCCCGCAACCACAATCTCTCGAGACCGAAGTTATACTTGACGGCCAACAGCCCGCTACGAATTCGAATGCGCCCGCTCAGATCTCCCTCACAGACTGTCTAGCCTGCTCTGGATGTGTTACATCTGCCGAGGCTGTCTTAGTGAGCCTCCAGAGTCATGCCGAAGTCCTCACAACCCTTGATTCGGCCCCAGCCTTGAAGTTGGTGACAGACGATAGTGGCAAGTTCAGAGTGGAAGGTCTAGAGGAGGAGAACGCAAAGCTCTTTGTTGTCAGCGTGAGCCCTCAAACAAGGGCCAACTTAGCGGCAGCATGTGGCGGAGGCGTGTCAGAGGGCGATGCAGGGCACATGCTGGACAACCTCTTCCGTGGTCCCTCGGGAATCGCCAGTGGCGGCAAATATCATAACGAGTTCACATGGGTGGTTGATACCAATACTGCAAGAGAGGCAACCCTCGTTCTTGGAGCAGATGAAGTTCTCGGCACCTCTCAGACCGAAACCGCAACCCCAGCCAAACCCATATTAGCCTCGTCCTGCCCCGGTTGGGTGTGCTATGCGGAAAAGACACATCCCCACGTTCTACCCCATATTTCAAAGGTGAAGTCGCCACAGGCCTTAATGGGCACATTACTAAAGACGACACTGAGCCGAACGCTGGGTATTGCACCTGGCCGTATCTGGCATCTGGCTGTTATGCCTTGCTTTGACAAGAAACTGGAGGCAAGTAGAGAGGAGTTGACCGAGGAGGTTTGGGCTGAAGGGGAGACCCGGGGACGAGGAGTTCGCGACGTTGACTGTGTCATCACAAGCAAGGAGATTCTCATGCTCGCCGAGTCAAGAGgtctcagcttcttcaataTCCCCAAGACACCGCTGCAAAGCAAAAGTCTAACCCCATTCCCTGATCCAAAGCTCCACGAGTTTCTTTTCCCTCGTATACGGACCGGAAATGCACCTCGCGAAGCCGGCACTTCAGGGGGTCTTCTATATCATATACTCAAGAGCCGGGCGGCGCAGACCCCTGGCGCAGAGATTGTGCATACACGTGGCCGCAACGTTGATGTTGCTGAGTACTCAATATTGGTGAATGGCGAGCCAGTCTTCCGTGCTGCCCGATATTATGGCTTCAGAAATATTCAAAATCTCGTTCGAAGACTAAAACCGGCCAGGCCGTCTCGAATGCCTGGTGGCAAGCCTTTTGGAAGTGCTCGAAAGCCTGCAGGCAAGGCAGCCTCTCTCGAGTATAGTTATGTTGAAGTCATGGCATGCCCTGGCGGCTGTACAAATGGTGGCGGCCAAATAAAAGTTGATGACCCTGTTGTCATGGAAAGAAAGAATTACTCCGGAAATCCAGGCCCTCAAGAGCAAAAGCTGTGGTTGTCAGAGGTCGACGAGGCATATTTCTCCGGAGACGAAGCGGGGACTGAAGTTTCCGTTGTTGGGACTGCCGAGACTATTGGTGGCATTTCCCACTCATATATAAATGATACCCTGGCGCATTGGGCGGAAGTTACAGGTATTAGCTTAGATAGACTGGCGTTTACGACGTATCGTGAGGTTATTAGCAATGTCGGAAAGGATATAACGACAGATGAGACGGTGGTGCAGCTGGCCGGAAAGATTGGGGGTGGATGGTAG
- a CDS encoding kinase-like domain-containing protein, with protein MISQAPAAVTTVRGFQTTPATSGDEDSDHGHSEAPTPRRKTPGRNLIINDVVSANCSPTFRAHPSPAMSGIAKLRMQMEPLSLDGGSPCHSMSRAGSQQGLALEFRKQMISRTQSREDVRSEAGSEISDSSISYEVNLEHDFASESVRERSGYLETLEGGLAPNRKMTSEDFEQLRCLGKGTYGTVLLVKQRATGRLYAQKQFKKASLVVHKKLVEQTKTERQILESVNRHPFVVKLFYAFQDQEQLYLILEYGQGGELFTHLNTEKMFSEDVAAFYMAEMLLAISHLHNDLGVVYRDLKPENCLLDAEGHLLLTDFGLSKVSVDQNESCNSMLGTVEYMAPEVVLGKKYGKAVDWWSFGALGYDLMTGNPPFRGQNHAKIQDNIVKQKLVLPYFLSPDAKDLLTRLLRKDPSKRLGAAMPKDLATMKKHRFFRKIDWKKLAERELEPPIQPMITDPELAENFAPEFTELSISPVLPNKEAWPRSLPKDELFGGFSFVASSSLLNEDRFAAFAQS; from the coding sequence ATGATAAGCCAGGCACCTGCCGCGGTCACTACCGTCCGCGGATTCCAGACTACACCTGCTACTTCGGGCGACGAAGACTCCGACCACGGACACAGCGAGGCCCCTACTCCGCGGCGCAAGACTCCCGGCCGaaacctcatcatcaacgatgtCGTGAGTGCCAACTGCAGCCCTACCTTCCGCGCCCATCCCTCGCCCGCCATGTCGGGCATCGCCAAACTGCGCATGCAGATGGAGCCTCTGAGCCTCGATGGAGGGTCCCCATGCCACTCCATGAGTCGTGCTGGAAGTCAACAAGGACTGGCGCTTGAGTTTCGAAAGCAAATGATCAGCCGTACGCAGAGTCGAGAGGATGTTCGCAGCGAGGCTGGTAGCGAGATTTCAGACAGCTCTATTAGTTACGAGGTTAACCTCGAGCACGATTTTGCTAGCGAGAGTGTTCGAGAGCGTAGTGGATATCTCGAAACCCTAGAGGGCGGCCTTGCGCCAAACCGTAAGATGACGTCGGAGGACTTTGAACAGCTGCGATGTCTTGGCAAGGGTACCTATGGTACTGTATTACTCGTCAAGCAACGCGCGACTGGAAGACTCTACGCCCAGAAGCAATTCAAGAAGGCCTCGCTTGTCGTCCACAAGAAGCTCGTTGAGCAGACCAAGACTGAGCGACAGATTCTCGAGTCCGTCAACAGACATCCATTTGTTGTCAAGCTGTTCTATGCcttccaagaccaagagcaACTATACCTCATTCTTGAATACGGACAGGGCGGTGAGCTCTTCACCCATCTCAACACCGAAAAGATGTTCTCGGAGGATGTGGCCGCATTCTACATGGCGGAGATGCTTCTAGCCATCTCTCACCTTCACAACGATCTCGGCGTGGTCTACCGCGATCTCAAGCCGGAGAACTGCCTTCTAGACGCTGAAGGCCATCTCCTCCTGACTGACTTTGGTCTTTCCAAGGTCTCGGTCGACCAGAATGAGAGCTGCAACTCGATGCTGGGAACTGTCGAGTACATGGCGCCCGAGGTGGTCCTTGGAAAGAAGTATGGAAAGGCGGTCGACTGGTGGTCGTTTGGAGCCCTCGGATACGACCTGATGACTGGAAACCCACCTTTCCGTGGCCAAAACCACGCCAAGATCCAagacaacatcgtcaagcaGAAGCTGGTTCTTCCTTACTTCCTGAGCCCTGATGCTAAAGACCTACTCACCCGACTTCTTCGCAAGGACCCCAGCAAGCGTCTCGGTGCCGCGATGCCCAAGGATCtggcgacgatgaagaaACACCGGTTCTTCCGCAAGATTgactggaagaagctggcgGAGCGCGAGCTTGAGCCACCGATTCAGCCCATGATCACGGACCCTGAGCTAGCCGAGAACTTCGCCCCAGAGTTTACAGAGCTGTCCATCAGCCCGGTGCTACCAAACAAGGAGGCCTGGCCTCGAAGTCTCCCTAAGGATGAGCTCTTTGGAGGATTTAGTTTTGTTGCATCTTCAAGCCTGTTGAATGAAGATCGATTCGCGGCTTTTGCCCAGTCCTGA